Below is a window of Rhodothermales bacterium DNA.
AGCTGGATATGGAGGTCGGCGTTTTCATTGGTGATCTGGCCGGCGGCCTTGCGCAGGGATTCCCGCGCCACGCCCGGACGGCCCGCAAGCCGGGCCGACTCCGCCAGGATCCAGTAGGCCTGCCCGTCACTCGGATTCAGCTCCGTGGCGCGCTGCGCGTCCGGCAGCGCCTCGTCGTACCGCTTGAGCGCGAGGAGCACCTCTGCGCGAAGCCGCAGGGCCTCCGGATGATCCGGCGACAGGCGCAGCACCTCGTCGGCCCGCACCTTGGCTTCGAGCAGACTCCCGCCGCTCCGCCAGGCCGTTTCCGCGCGGTGCAGTTCGGCCTGAATGTTCGGCTGGAGCGGACGCACCTGGGCCATCCCATCCCGGCCGGCGCCGGCCAACAACACGGCCATCGCCATCCCTAGAAACCACGACCTTTTCATGTGCGTCTCTTGCTTCCTTCGTCCAATATGAGCCATCATGCACCGGCTCAGTCAAGAATCGTTCCAGCCGGGAAGATACGTCCAAACGCCCCCTTTTCCTCCCATCCGTACAGAAAACCGCGCAGCGTCTGGCCTGCTCATGCTACAGCCCCACGTACCCGATTCGCCCTCCGACGCCTGGGACGCACTCGATCGCTGCCGATGGATGGGTACGCCGCGCCGTATTTACGAATCGATCGATTCGACGAACATCGCCGCATCGGCCTGGGCGCGCGGGGGCGCGCCGAACGGAGCCATCGTCATCGCCGACTACCAGACCGCGGGCCGCGGCCGGCATCAGCGCGCGTGGCAGGCTGAGCCGGGCAAAAACCTGCTCTTCTCCCTCATCCTCCGTCCTGTCCTGCCGCTCGAACGCGTCAGCGTGCTGCCCCTGCTGGCCGGCCTCGCCGCGGCCCGCGCGATAGACGGGTTTGCGTCCCCCGTCGTCGTATCGCTGAAATGGCCCAACGACGTGTACATCGACGGCAAAAAATGCGGGGGTATGCTGCTCGAATCCAGCCAGAGCGGCGGGCTCCAGCAGCCGCCGGAGTTCATCGTCCTCGGGATC
It encodes the following:
- a CDS encoding tetratricopeptide repeat protein, translated to MKRSWFLGMAMAVLLAGAGRDGMAQVRPLQPNIQAELHRAETAWRSGGSLLEAKVRADEVLRLSPDHPEALRLRAEVLLALKRYDEALPDAQRATELNPSDGQAYWILAESARLAGRPGVARESLRKAAGQITNENADLHIQLSQVAAQVDELDLAESFARVARARDPGYAAAHYQLARVFLLQGRQQAAISLLLSGLDDRVLDPRFIEQDSTLGVLARHPDLAPRLRER
- a CDS encoding biotin--[acetyl-CoA-carboxylase] ligase is translated as MLQPHVPDSPSDAWDALDRCRWMGTPRRIYESIDSTNIAASAWARGGAPNGAIVIADYQTAGRGRHQRAWQAEPGKNLLFSLILRPVLPLERVSVLPLLAGLAAARAIDGFASPVVVSLKWPNDVYIDGKKCGGMLLESSQSGGLQQPPEFIVLGIGINVNQASFPDPIASSATSLVLETGRFVARDALLAHLLIELETMYDQMGNDDALARLLGEYESRMYRFGEQVDVRVAGGGAGYRGFIEGVSPGGALQLRTEEGVVSLHAGEVTLRPLPHA